One Pseudobacteroides sp. genomic window, GCAGTAAGGATGATGTTTAAATGTAAATGATAATATATTAGGAATAGCATTAATAAGGAAGCTTTTCTGGAGAGGTTTTAAATAACCCCTCTATTTTTTTGTCTGAAATCTGGTTGAGAGGGCTTAGTGCCTTCTTTTTTACGTTTTGGGGGTGAGGTAAGTGACTGATTTGCAAAAAGAAAAAATTAGCCGGATGAGGCACATGGGTGAGAGCTACAGGCAGATTGCTATAGAGCTTGGAATTTCTGAAAACACAATTAAATCATATTGTATACGAAACAATCTTGGTTCTGTTAGAAGAGAACTAAATGAAAAGGGTGACTATTGCAAACAGTGCGGAAGGCTGCTGGTAAAAGGCAAAGTAGGCCACCCGTCAAAATTTTGTTCACAGAAGTGCCGGGAAGCATGGTGGAAGGCAAATGCAGAAATTATTGAGAAAAGAGCATGGTATACCATTGACTGTGCTTGCTGCGGAAAGAAGTTTGACAGCTATGGCAATCAGAAACGAAAGTTCTGCGGGCATGAATGCTATATAGCCAGCAGGTTTGGTACGAGGAGGGATGAATGTGACAAAGGAGCAGTTTGAACGTGAGAAAAATTACAGAGTTTCTATGTCAATAGCAAAAGCAATGCTGGCAAAAGGCATTATTACCATGAATGATTTTAAAAGGATCAACAAAATTCTTTTAACGGAATATAAGCCTGTAATAGGCGGAATATAAGCCTTTTTAGCTTGCTTTGTATCAAAAACAGAGTTATCATTGGAGCAAGCAAGGGGGTGGTTTTTATGCTAAGAACAGTGAGAAAAATAGAGCCTTTGGCAGCAAGGCTCCCGTCAAAAAAACGTGTTGCTGCATATGCCAGAGTGTCCAGCGGGAAGGATGCCATGCTGCACTCCCTCTCGGCACAGGTCAGCTACTACAGTGACTTTATACAAAAACACCGTGGCTGGGAGTATGCAGGAGTATATGCGGATGAGGCGGTAACCGGAACCAAGGAGAGCAGGGCTGAGTTCCAAAGACTTCTGAAAGACTGTAGGAACGGCAAGATAGACATGGTGATTACTAAATCGATTTCCAGGTTTGCGAGAAATACGGTCACTATGCTGGAAGCAGTGCGGGAACTAAAGAGTTTGGAAGTCGATGTGTTTTTTGAAAAAGAGAATATTCATTCAATGAGCGGGGATGGAGAGCTGATGCTAACCATCCTCGCTTCATTTGCGCAGGAGGAAAGCCGATCGGTCAGCGAGAATTGCAAGTGGAGGATACGCAAGCGTTTTGCTGAAGGTGAAATAGTAAACCTGCGCTTTCTTTTTGGATACCATATTAAAAATGGGGAGATTGAAATTAATCCTGAAGAAGCAGAGGTTGTAGAAATGATTTTTAATGACTATATCAGCGGAATGGGCTGTACGCTGATAGCCAAGAAACTCCGGGGAATGAATGTTGATAGACCCAGGGGAGGTACTTGGACATCGAATAAAGTAGCGGATATTATTAAAAATGAAAAATATGCAGGGAATGCCCTGCTTCAGAAAAAATATGTAGATAACCATTTGACAAAATCACTACTGAAAAACAAAGGTGTTCTTCCTAAATACTATGCTGAAGAAACGCATGCTTCAATTATAGACCCCGACACATTCCAAAAAGCGCAAGAGATTATGGATAGGAATAGAAAAAGAAATGCAGGGAAAAATGTTGCAGGTGTTTACCCTTTCACATCTAAGATTGTTTGCACCAATTGCGGTAAGAACTATAAACGGAAAAACAGAAAAGGAAAGGCTTCTTGGAGTTGTTCTACTTATTTGAAGCTTGGGAAGGAAGCCTGCAATGCCAGACAAATACCAGAGGACATACTGCTTTCAATAGCGACAGAGGTTTTGGAGCTACAGGAGTTTGATGATACATATTTTTTGAAGCAAATTAAAGAAATTCAAGTATTAGAGCATAATTTGGTCAGGTTTGTTTTTCAAGACGGACAAATGATTGACAAGCAGTGGCAGCATAAATCACGGAGTGAAAGCTGGAGTGAGGAAGACCGGGAAAAGGCAAGGATGCGCCAGCTGGATTACTTGGAGAGGAGGAATTCAATATGCAGCCAGCAAGAGCAGTAACGGTCATACCTGCCACAACAGGAAGGTTAGCGACAGCAACGGCTGTAAGGGCTTCGTTAAAAAGAGTGGCCGCCTATGCAAGGGTTTCAACCGACAATGATGAGCAGCTTTCAAGCTACGAAGCACAGGTTGATTATTATACAAAGCATATACAGTCAAATACCGCATGGAAGTTTGTAGAGGTTTACACCGATGAGGGTATCTCAGCTACCAGCACTAAAAAACGTGACGGCTTTAACAGGATGATTGCCGATGCTTTAAATGGCAAAATAGACCTTATTATAACCAAATCGGTCAGCCGGTTTGCCAGAAATACCGTTGATACGCTTACCACAGTCAGACAGCTTAAGGAAAAGGGCGTTGAGGTGTATTTTGAGAAGGAGAATATATATACCTTGGACAGCAAGGGTGAACTGCTGATAACGATTATGTCCAGCCTTGCCCAGGAAGAAAGCAGAAGCATTTCGGAAAATGTCACATGGGGACACAGGAAACGCTTTGCTGATGGTAAGCTGATGCTTCCGTATGGACAGTTCCTCGGCTATGAAAAGGGCGAAGACGGCCTGCCGAAAATAGTGGAGAAGGAAGCAGCGGTTGTTAGACTGATATATAAGATGTTCCTTGAAGGAAAGACCTCATCGGGCATAGCAAAATATTTAACAGAAAACGGAGTCCCGACGCCTTCCGGTAAAGATAATTGGCAGCAAAGCACCGTTATGAGCATCCTGCAAAATGAGAAGTACAAAGGAGCGGCTATGCTTCAAAAGACATTTACAGTGGATTTTCTCACTAAGAAAAAGAAACTCAACGAAGGAGAAGTTCCACAGTATTATGTTGAAAACAGCCATCCTGCCATTATTTCTGCAGAGGCTTTTGACCTTGTACAGCACGAGATTAAAAAACGAAAAGAAGTAAAGGGCTATAAGACTGGTATAAACAGCTTTTCAGGTAAAATTGTGTGCGGTGAGTGCGGAAGCTTCTATGGAAGCAAGGTGTGGCATTCCACCAGCAAATATAGAAGGACAATCTGGCAGTGCAACAGCAAGTTTAAGAATGACAGGAAATGCATGACACCGCATCTTTATGAGGATAAAATCAAGGGGGCATTTTTGGAGGCTTTCAACAGCCTAATAAAAAACAGGGATGAAATACTACAGTGCTATGAAGAGATAATTAATGTCTTGGCGGATACCTCAGAGCTTGATAAGGAAACTGCCAAGCTTCAGAGTGAATGCGAGGTTGTGGCTGAACTTCTAAGAAAATGTGTGGAGGAAAATGCACATTCAGCCTTAGACCAGAAAGAGTACCAGAGAAGATATACAGCCCTTGCGAACCGGTATGAAACCGCCAGAACAGGTCTTTCAAAAATCAATGATAAAAGGCTGGAGCGTAATGCAAAGCGTGAAAGCAT contains:
- a CDS encoding recombinase family protein translates to MLRTVRKIEPLAARLPSKKRVAAYARVSSGKDAMLHSLSAQVSYYSDFIQKHRGWEYAGVYADEAVTGTKESRAEFQRLLKDCRNGKIDMVITKSISRFARNTVTMLEAVRELKSLEVDVFFEKENIHSMSGDGELMLTILASFAQEESRSVSENCKWRIRKRFAEGEIVNLRFLFGYHIKNGEIEINPEEAEVVEMIFNDYISGMGCTLIAKKLRGMNVDRPRGGTWTSNKVADIIKNEKYAGNALLQKKYVDNHLTKSLLKNKGVLPKYYAEETHASIIDPDTFQKAQEIMDRNRKRNAGKNVAGVYPFTSKIVCTNCGKNYKRKNRKGKASWSCSTYLKLGKEACNARQIPEDILLSIATEVLELQEFDDTYFLKQIKEIQVLEHNLVRFVFQDGQMIDKQWQHKSRSESWSEEDREKARMRQLDYLERRNSICSQQEQ
- a CDS encoding recombinase family protein, which produces MQPARAVTVIPATTGRLATATAVRASLKRVAAYARVSTDNDEQLSSYEAQVDYYTKHIQSNTAWKFVEVYTDEGISATSTKKRDGFNRMIADALNGKIDLIITKSVSRFARNTVDTLTTVRQLKEKGVEVYFEKENIYTLDSKGELLITIMSSLAQEESRSISENVTWGHRKRFADGKLMLPYGQFLGYEKGEDGLPKIVEKEAAVVRLIYKMFLEGKTSSGIAKYLTENGVPTPSGKDNWQQSTVMSILQNEKYKGAAMLQKTFTVDFLTKKKKLNEGEVPQYYVENSHPAIISAEAFDLVQHEIKKRKEVKGYKTGINSFSGKIVCGECGSFYGSKVWHSTSKYRRTIWQCNSKFKNDRKCMTPHLYEDKIKGAFLEAFNSLIKNRDEILQCYEEIINVLADTSELDKETAKLQSECEVVAELLRKCVEENAHSALDQKEYQRRYTALANRYETARTGLSKINDKRLERNAKRESMRSFINSIRQSDQLLADFDEELWNNTVENVTVYSECEIKFAFKNGIELEWKI
- a CDS encoding SHOCT domain-containing protein, translating into MTKEQFEREKNYRVSMSIAKAMLAKGIITMNDFKRINKILLTEYKPVIGGI